In the Anaerolineae bacterium genome, one interval contains:
- a CDS encoding extracellular solute-binding protein — MENRRLTRRTVLQAFAAGLTGALGASLIASCGTPAPATEPEPGATAEPVEETAAGPKGEQFKIELLVDYPQEFIDWAKENLEPRIQEEFPVSEVVYIPIDWGTLNEKLLTSRAAGTMPDIVRGGSGGPASYVEGDYIIPVDDYVAQWPEHEDFYEASWQGIVWEGKQWGIPMLGGPRHWCYRSDITDEEGVSISDDWDWDDYMQAAVALTKFEGNKIVRKGSSTGHDEMEWTGLLYSAGGSLFKDGRSNFVSEEGIWALEWMAERRAKVAPAGMAPLESMEIPYFAIGLEVIAYGHPGLHGKNVITYAPDKIDFVAVPKPPIKQKRVALVSTDWDAISKTCKHPDAAWRYMTLQASVDAMVVAQEAWGGFPPTRRGVLEVAEYCKREDVKKVTQNLDEFGLTYPTVPKASLLRRKILLSECEAACLGVKTAEQALTDAAAEWDKELEAMGWSHTW, encoded by the coding sequence ATGGAGAATCGCAGACTCACGAGACGTACGGTGCTACAGGCCTTCGCTGCCGGGCTCACCGGTGCGCTGGGGGCTTCGCTGATCGCTTCTTGTGGTACTCCGGCCCCGGCGACGGAGCCGGAGCCCGGTGCGACGGCGGAGCCGGTGGAGGAGACCGCAGCAGGGCCAAAGGGAGAGCAGTTCAAGATCGAGCTGCTGGTGGACTATCCTCAGGAATTCATCGACTGGGCCAAGGAGAACCTGGAGCCGCGGATCCAGGAGGAGTTCCCTGTCTCCGAGGTAGTCTACATTCCGATCGACTGGGGCACTCTGAATGAGAAGTTGCTGACCTCCCGCGCTGCCGGAACGATGCCCGACATCGTCCGAGGGGGTTCGGGCGGCCCCGCGTCCTATGTCGAGGGGGACTACATCATCCCGGTGGACGACTACGTAGCCCAGTGGCCCGAGCACGAGGACTTCTACGAGGCCTCCTGGCAGGGTATCGTCTGGGAGGGAAAGCAGTGGGGCATCCCCATGCTGGGTGGCCCCCGGCACTGGTGCTACCGGAGCGACATCACCGATGAGGAGGGAGTCTCGATCTCCGATGACTGGGATTGGGACGACTACATGCAGGCAGCCGTCGCCCTGACCAAGTTTGAGGGGAACAAGATCGTCCGCAAGGGCTCCTCCACCGGCCACGATGAGATGGAGTGGACAGGACTGCTCTATTCGGCCGGGGGTAGCCTGTTCAAGGACGGCAGGTCGAACTTCGTGAGTGAAGAGGGGATCTGGGCTCTGGAGTGGATGGCTGAGCGCCGGGCCAAGGTAGCGCCCGCTGGAATGGCTCCCCTCGAGTCTATGGAGATTCCCTACTTCGCCATAGGGCTGGAAGTGATTGCCTACGGCCACCCGGGCCTGCACGGCAAGAACGTCATCACCTACGCTCCGGACAAGATCGACTTCGTGGCCGTGCCTAAGCCGCCGATAAAGCAGAAGCGGGTCGCCCTGGTGAGCACCGATTGGGATGCCATCAGCAAGACCTGCAAGCACCCCGATGCGGCCTGGCGCTACATGACCCTGCAGGCGTCGGTGGACGCTATGGTGGTAGCCCAGGAGGCCTGGGGTGGCTTCCCACCCACTCGTCGAGGCGTGCTCGAGGTCGCTGAGTACTGCAAGCGAGAGGACGTCAAGAAGGTTACCCAGAACCTCGACGAGTTTGGCCTGACCTACCCGACGGTTCCCAAGGCCTCGCTCCTGCGGCGCAAGATCCTTCTGTCGGAGTGCGAAGCTGCCTGCCTGGGGGTCAAGACCGCGGAACAGGCACTGACGGATGCGGCAGCTGAGTGGGACAAAGAGCTGGAAGCGATGGGCTGGTCGCACACCTGGTAG
- a CDS encoding sugar ABC transporter permease, with product MALAPARAATDHRTLPATRWKAIKSEAWGLGLASPWIVGFLLFTLGPFLASLYFGFTNYDAIRPPVWIGLGNYRRMLFEDKHFWLSFNNTLYYTVLSVPLRLVLALFIAVLLNQGLPGQNLLRTAYYMPSVVSGVAASMLWLWLFDPTIGLINTFLSWFGINGPAWLMDPHWSKPALVLMSMWGIGPQMVIFLAGLQGVPQELYEAAEVDGSGWLRRIRHITIPLITPSIFFNSVMGVIGSFQVFTAAYVMTAGGPANSTLFYVLYLFWNAFSYFRMGYASALAWVLFFVISVLTVIQFRMAGRWVYYEAGPAAGRQVAV from the coding sequence ATGGCGTTGGCACCGGCACGGGCTGCCACTGATCACCGCACACTACCGGCGACCAGATGGAAGGCCATCAAGAGCGAGGCGTGGGGGCTTGGCCTGGCTTCGCCCTGGATCGTTGGGTTCCTGCTATTCACTCTGGGCCCTTTCTTAGCTTCGCTGTACTTCGGCTTTACCAACTACGACGCCATACGCCCCCCTGTCTGGATCGGCCTGGGGAACTACCGGCGCATGCTCTTCGAGGACAAGCACTTCTGGCTGTCCTTCAACAACACCCTCTACTACACCGTTCTGAGCGTCCCCCTACGCCTGGTGCTGGCTCTGTTCATCGCCGTGCTCCTGAACCAGGGTCTTCCGGGCCAGAATCTGTTGCGTACCGCCTACTACATGCCTTCTGTCGTCTCTGGTGTGGCGGCCTCCATGCTCTGGCTCTGGCTGTTTGACCCTACCATCGGACTCATCAACACTTTCCTATCTTGGTTCGGCATCAATGGCCCAGCCTGGCTCATGGACCCACACTGGTCCAAGCCAGCGCTTGTGCTCATGAGCATGTGGGGGATCGGCCCGCAGATGGTGATTTTCCTCGCTGGCCTGCAGGGCGTTCCCCAGGAGCTCTACGAAGCTGCTGAGGTGGACGGATCAGGGTGGCTCAGACGCATCCGACACATAACTATTCCTCTCATCACGCCCAGCATCTTTTTCAATAGCGTCATGGGCGTGATCGGATCGTTCCAGGTCTTCACCGCCGCCTATGTCATGACGGCGGGGGGACCGGCCAATTCCACCCTCTTCTACGTTCTGTATCTATTCTGGAACGCCTTCAGCTACTTCCGCATGGGTTACGCTTCCGCCCTCGCCTGGGTGCTGTTCTTCGTCATCTCAGTGCTGACGGTGATTCAGTTCCGAATGGCCGGGCGCTGGGTGTACTACGAGGCCGGTCCGGCGGCCGGCAGGCAGGTGGCGGTATGA
- a CDS encoding carbohydrate ABC transporter permease, whose product MSQPTAASRDVGAQIGGGRVQRSLSWSGQRLGIWREGRLRVPVLIRVAWRTLLLVALVAGSITFVLPFAWMVSTSLKTPPQVWVQPPVWIPDPVEFQNYVKAWTVVPTPTYLKNTLVITGFSLVGHVLSSALVAYSFARLRWRLREPLFAVLIATMMLPYQVTMIPVFLLFNKIGWVNTLKPLIVPAFFGAAFYIFLLRQFFLTIPVELDEAAIMDGANPLTIWWKIMLPLAQPALGAVGIFSFMGHWNDFVGPLIYLNSTDKWTLALGVIAFRLQYTTNWEQLMAYSTMIMLPCLLVYLFFQRYFIQGIVFSGLKG is encoded by the coding sequence ATGAGCCAGCCTACTGCTGCATCGAGAGACGTAGGCGCACAGATCGGAGGTGGCCGCGTGCAGAGATCGCTGAGCTGGAGCGGCCAGCGACTGGGGATCTGGCGGGAGGGGCGGCTCCGGGTCCCGGTACTCATCAGGGTGGCATGGCGCACGCTTCTCTTAGTGGCTCTGGTGGCGGGCAGTATCACATTCGTGCTGCCGTTTGCCTGGATGGTGTCCACGTCGCTCAAGACACCGCCGCAGGTCTGGGTGCAACCCCCGGTGTGGATACCTGACCCAGTAGAGTTCCAGAACTACGTCAAGGCCTGGACGGTGGTGCCGACTCCCACGTACCTGAAGAACACCCTGGTGATCACTGGCTTCTCTCTGGTGGGGCACGTGCTCAGTTCGGCCCTGGTAGCCTACTCCTTTGCTCGCCTCCGCTGGCGCCTGCGAGAGCCATTATTCGCTGTCCTCATCGCCACCATGATGCTCCCTTACCAGGTCACCATGATCCCTGTGTTTCTGCTGTTCAACAAGATCGGCTGGGTAAACACGCTCAAGCCACTGATCGTTCCCGCCTTCTTCGGGGCTGCGTTCTACATTTTCCTCCTGCGCCAGTTCTTTCTCACCATTCCGGTGGAGCTGGACGAGGCAGCTATCATGGACGGGGCCAACCCCCTCACCATCTGGTGGAAGATCATGCTCCCCTTGGCGCAGCCGGCGCTGGGGGCGGTGGGCATCTTCTCCTTCATGGGACATTGGAATGACTTCGTGGGGCCGCTGATCTACCTCAACAGCACCGACAAGTGGACCCTGGCCCTGGGAGTGATCGCGTTCCGGCTGCAGTACACCACCAACTGGGAACAACTCATGGCCTATTCCACCATGATCATGCTCCCCTGCCTACTGGTGTACCTATTCTTCCAGCGCTATTTCATCCAGGGTATCGTCTTCTCTGGGCTCAAGGGATGA
- a CDS encoding DUF3604 domain-containing protein yields MAEPHRMTQEEQIGIECASRELGACRDLQGRFWVAWISHLEGADNVVARSWDQTGPGSTHPVSLAPGQYINPAAVATPEGPLFLWRSFAGGRWCVLTRRLRDGLWQEDITLCPDAGDVHGFAAAVEPTGSVLVAAVTAGEPEVRPYALRCARLREGGWETPVTVVESGDPLYRPSLAAAPDGTAWLAWDAYTEEHGYQVYACRRRNGAWERPQQVSRGEEWQLLPWLACDAAGRPYLAWLVSQRVRDEHGVVDHWPWLAFASYQSGVWEPMGDPRVMGPVPGVVESLAQGLLADRSYMGYYGRRRHPMLVAHQGGVWLLWERKLREDFDTANWGVLCARRYADRGWGAAVELHRGGVCYQVSPDATAEDGHIWIAYKGDPRKHSPVAHGDILASPVGLAEDEVHQSWLLETWHRWRPLPPREAVATEARPTVEHQGRRLQLFWGDLHCHSFQSPDAEGELDELLTYARDVAGLDFCALADNDWYPNNILTAGMWQEIQSVAARFTQAGRFLAFPGFEWTFHGPPTDRWNHRIVLYQGPGGQVFRRVEPSGRDVDSFVRSLCGTDALAHAHHKSWSVICEAFDRNVEVCSGWQVHTPDLSEVMVHLAAGHRIGFAGSSDGHRYVPGHGGGLVGVWAEELTPAAIFEALRARRNYATTGSRVAIRFGVSGFLMGEEGSLVEPAPISHGWGGWSNEAQSAQRPRVVVEVESPRDLVAVDIFRDGAPIHSAAANERRQLSLDWVDEHAAPGTHYYHLRVRLEGETPVLPHNSAPAEGNLAWSSPVWVRVG; encoded by the coding sequence TTGGCCGAACCGCACCGCATGACCCAGGAAGAGCAGATCGGGATCGAGTGTGCTTCGCGGGAACTGGGAGCTTGCCGCGATCTTCAGGGTCGTTTCTGGGTGGCCTGGATATCCCACTTGGAGGGCGCCGACAACGTCGTAGCTCGCTCCTGGGACCAGACGGGGCCGGGGAGCACGCATCCGGTGAGCCTGGCGCCGGGCCAGTACATCAACCCGGCGGCGGTGGCCACCCCCGAGGGGCCGCTGTTCTTGTGGCGGTCTTTCGCTGGCGGGCGCTGGTGCGTCCTTACCCGCCGGCTTAGGGACGGCCTTTGGCAGGAGGACATCACCCTCTGCCCGGACGCCGGCGACGTGCACGGCTTCGCCGCCGCGGTGGAGCCGACGGGCTCCGTCCTGGTGGCCGCTGTGACTGCGGGCGAACCCGAGGTCCGCCCCTATGCCTTGCGCTGCGCCCGCCTGCGCGAAGGGGGCTGGGAGACCCCTGTGACCGTGGTAGAAAGCGGCGATCCACTCTATCGTCCGTCTTTGGCAGCAGCACCGGATGGAACCGCCTGGCTGGCCTGGGATGCCTACACCGAGGAGCACGGCTACCAGGTGTACGCCTGTCGCCGCCGCAATGGTGCGTGGGAGCGGCCCCAGCAGGTCAGCCGAGGGGAGGAGTGGCAGCTCCTGCCCTGGCTTGCCTGTGACGCGGCCGGGCGCCCCTACCTGGCCTGGCTGGTGTCCCAGAGGGTAAGGGACGAGCACGGCGTCGTGGATCACTGGCCCTGGCTGGCCTTCGCCTCGTATCAAAGCGGGGTCTGGGAACCGATGGGCGATCCCCGAGTGATGGGTCCGGTGCCCGGGGTAGTCGAGTCGCTGGCGCAAGGTCTACTGGCCGACCGAAGCTACATGGGCTACTACGGCCGGCGGCGTCATCCCATGCTGGTGGCCCACCAGGGCGGGGTCTGGCTCCTGTGGGAGCGCAAGCTCCGCGAGGACTTCGACACTGCCAACTGGGGTGTCCTATGTGCTCGGCGCTACGCCGACCGCGGCTGGGGCGCTGCAGTCGAGCTTCACCGGGGCGGTGTGTGCTACCAGGTGAGCCCGGATGCTACCGCCGAGGATGGCCACATCTGGATCGCCTATAAGGGTGATCCCAGGAAGCACTCGCCGGTGGCCCACGGCGACATCCTGGCGAGCCCGGTGGGGTTGGCGGAGGACGAGGTACACCAGAGCTGGCTCCTGGAGACCTGGCACCGGTGGAGGCCGTTGCCTCCGAGGGAGGCGGTCGCCACCGAGGCCCGCCCCACTGTCGAGCACCAGGGCCGGCGACTGCAGCTGTTCTGGGGTGACTTGCACTGCCACAGCTTCCAGTCTCCCGACGCCGAGGGGGAACTGGACGAACTCCTGACCTATGCTCGCGACGTGGCCGGGCTAGACTTCTGCGCCCTGGCCGACAACGACTGGTACCCCAACAACATCCTCACCGCCGGCATGTGGCAGGAGATACAGTCCGTCGCGGCCCGCTTCACTCAGGCGGGCCGGTTCCTGGCCTTTCCCGGCTTCGAGTGGACCTTCCACGGGCCGCCCACCGACCGCTGGAACCACCGTATCGTCCTCTACCAGGGGCCCGGCGGCCAGGTCTTCCGCCGGGTAGAGCCCTCCGGCCGGGACGTGGACTCCTTCGTGCGCTCGCTCTGTGGCACCGATGCCCTGGCTCACGCCCACCACAAGTCCTGGAGCGTCATCTGCGAGGCGTTCGACCGCAACGTGGAGGTCTGCTCCGGCTGGCAGGTGCACACGCCCGACCTGAGCGAGGTGATGGTACACCTGGCGGCAGGGCACCGGATTGGCTTCGCCGGCAGCAGCGACGGGCATCGCTACGTTCCCGGTCACGGGGGCGGGCTGGTGGGGGTATGGGCGGAGGAACTCACGCCTGCGGCCATCTTCGAGGCCCTCCGGGCCCGGCGCAACTACGCCACCACCGGCTCGCGCGTGGCCATCCGGTTCGGTGTCTCCGGGTTCCTCATGGGCGAGGAGGGGTCGTTGGTGGAGCCGGCGCCGATAAGCCACGGCTGGGGAGGCTGGAGTAACGAGGCCCAGTCCGCCCAGAGGCCACGGGTTGTGGTTGAGGTGGAGTCTCCGCGCGACCTGGTCGCGGTCGACATCTTCCGCGACGGAGCGCCAATCCACTCCGCGGCGGCGAATGAGCGGCGACAGCTATCGCTGGACTGGGTGGACGAGCACGCTGCGCCCGGGACGCACTACTACCACCTCCGCGTACGTCTCGAGGGCGAAACGCCCGTGCTCCCGCACAACAGCGCTCCGGCGGAGGGGAACCTGGCCTGGTCCAGCCCGGTGTGGGTGCGCGTGGGGTAA
- a CDS encoding nucleotidyltransferase domain-containing protein: MAALRGRPGSRDPKSSGEERRLREMVRRLVEAYRPDRVYLFGSRARGDSGPDSDYDVLVVVPDDAPPERGRSRLAYQVLWDVGVAADVLVWTRSALESRLHLRASLPAAVAKEGSVLYSTYPTRTHTGLDQARFPSAGALLCGSTGVSPSRRTRRW, from the coding sequence ATGGCTGCGTTGAGAGGCAGACCGGGATCCCGCGATCCGAAGTCAAGTGGAGAGGAGCGGCGGCTACGCGAGATGGTGCGGCGCCTGGTTGAGGCGTACCGGCCGGACCGCGTGTATCTGTTCGGCTCCCGCGCGAGAGGCGACTCCGGTCCCGACAGTGACTACGACGTTCTAGTCGTGGTGCCGGATGACGCGCCGCCCGAGCGAGGGCGCAGTCGTCTGGCCTACCAGGTGCTGTGGGACGTAGGCGTCGCAGCGGACGTTCTAGTGTGGACTCGGTCCGCCCTCGAAAGCCGGCTGCACCTACGTGCCTCCCTCCCGGCGGCGGTGGCGAAGGAAGGCAGCGTGCTGTATTCGACTTACCCCACGCGCACCCACACCGGGCTGGACCAGGCCAGGTTCCCCTCCGCCGGAGCGCTGTTGTGCGGGAGCACGGGCGTTTCGCCCTCGAGACGTACGCGGAGGTGGTAG
- a CDS encoding type II toxin-antitoxin system VapC family toxin, with protein MIRYYDASALVKRYVLEPGAADVGALMAADGSPITGAASGAEVPAALAKATRLGSVSLEDARAALQAFLHEWERYERIPLDGRLGREAGELAWRHGLRGFDAVHLAAAIRAGQLHGESVTLVTYDHRLAEAAKAAGLEVYPGSPWAGRGGEGAR; from the coding sequence GTGATCCGGTACTACGACGCCAGCGCTCTGGTGAAGCGCTATGTCCTGGAGCCGGGAGCAGCCGACGTGGGGGCGCTCATGGCCGCCGACGGCTCCCCGATCACCGGCGCCGCTAGCGGCGCCGAGGTGCCCGCCGCCCTCGCCAAGGCGACGCGCTTGGGCAGCGTGAGCCTGGAGGACGCCCGGGCCGCCCTCCAGGCCTTCCTGCACGAGTGGGAGCGCTACGAGCGCATCCCTCTGGACGGGCGCCTGGGAAGGGAGGCGGGGGAACTGGCCTGGCGGCACGGCCTCAGAGGCTTCGATGCCGTGCACCTAGCCGCCGCCATCCGGGCCGGACAGCTTCACGGCGAGAGCGTCACCCTGGTCACCTACGACCATCGGCTGGCAGAAGCGGCCAAAGCCGCCGGCCTGGAGGTGTATCCAGGTTCTCCATGGGCCGGACGGGGCGGTGAAGGCGCCCGCTGA
- a CDS encoding type II toxin-antitoxin system prevent-host-death family antitoxin, which produces MVEERVGARELKARLGRYLRMVREGSSIVITDRGKPIGRIVPFAGTRASHQEWARELADMGLVEWSGEVLEPMEPPARLRGDKTVAELLVEDRE; this is translated from the coding sequence GTGGTAGAGGAGAGAGTAGGCGCTCGCGAGTTGAAGGCGCGGCTGGGGCGCTATCTGCGGATGGTCCGCGAGGGCAGCAGCATAGTCATCACCGACCGGGGCAAGCCCATCGGACGTATCGTGCCCTTCGCGGGAACGCGCGCTTCTCACCAGGAGTGGGCACGGGAGCTGGCCGACATGGGTCTAGTGGAATGGAGCGGTGAGGTACTGGAGCCCATGGAGCCCCCCGCCCGGCTCCGGGGCGACAAGACAGTAGCTGAGCTCCTGGTCGAGGATAGGGAGTGA
- a CDS encoding GIY-YIG nuclease family protein: MASWSRTLYVGVTNDLQRRVTEHKARMMPGFSAKYHTTRLVWYQEFQDVHEAIACEKRIKGWRRSKKLALIESANPDWEDLAAP, from the coding sequence ATGGCGAGCTGGTCGCGTACGCTCTACGTGGGCGTGACAAACGATCTGCAGCGCCGGGTCACCGAGCACAAGGCCAGAATGATGCCTGGCTTCAGCGCGAAGTACCATACGACCAGATTGGTGTGGTACCAGGAGTTCCAGGACGTGCACGAGGCCATAGCCTGCGAGAAGAGGATCAAGGGTTGGAGGCGAAGCAAAAAGCTGGCGCTGATCGAGTCAGCCAATCCCGATTGGGAGGACTTAGCTGCACCTTGA
- a CDS encoding DUF3368 domain-containing protein, which translates to MGGGLGFTVAAGPVVADASPLIYLSVLGRFELLRRLFGVVHIPDAVLQEVAAPALSLPGSAETRAAVKDGWLRPTTVRNRLAVEALLSDLHPGEAEAIVLARELAARRLLLDDRLARNRAKALNLPVTGTIGLLLLARRRREQLDMRHDLDTLVRHGFRIAPDVYEAVLRDVDPRPPL; encoded by the coding sequence ATTGGAGGAGGGTTAGGCTTCACTGTGGCCGCCGGGCCGGTTGTCGCTGATGCCAGTCCCCTCATCTACCTATCAGTGCTTGGTCGGTTCGAGTTGCTGCGGCGTCTCTTCGGTGTTGTCCATATCCCTGACGCAGTCTTGCAGGAAGTGGCGGCGCCGGCATTGAGCCTTCCGGGCTCCGCTGAGACTCGGGCGGCTGTGAAGGACGGGTGGCTGCGGCCCACTACGGTCCGCAACCGGCTGGCCGTGGAGGCCCTGCTCTCCGACCTGCACCCGGGCGAAGCGGAGGCTATCGTACTGGCCAGGGAGTTGGCGGCTCGACGGTTGCTGCTTGATGACCGGTTGGCCAGGAACCGGGCCAAAGCCCTCAACCTGCCCGTTACAGGTACTATCGGGTTGCTCTTGCTGGCCCGCCGGAGGCGAGAGCAGCTAGATATGCGCCATGACCTCGACACGCTCGTTCGACATGGGTTCCGCATCGCGCCAGATGTGTACGAAGCCGTTCTCCGAGATGTCGACCCACGGCCTCCACTGTGA
- a CDS encoding DUF433 domain-containing protein, translating to MRYRGLIESDPKKMLGKPVIAGTRITVESILERLAAGESVEQILEAQPSLTEEAIRAALAFAADALRADVVYPLRDPVG from the coding sequence ATGCGATACCGAGGTCTGATCGAGTCCGATCCGAAGAAGATGCTGGGAAAGCCGGTCATCGCCGGCACCCGCATCACGGTAGAATCGATCCTGGAGAGACTGGCAGCCGGTGAGAGCGTGGAGCAGATACTGGAGGCTCAGCCTTCCTTGACTGAAGAAGCCATTCGAGCCGCTCTGGCCTTCGCGGCCGATGCCCTGCGAGCTGACGTAGTTTACCCTCTTCGGGATCCCGTCGGTTGA
- a CDS encoding DUF5615 family PIN-like protein, which yields MKFIADENVDRPIVDRLLSDGHDVAYVADIARGASDDTVLNLADRMDAILITGDKDFGEMMVRQEKAAKGTILLRLAGLPNDRKADLVASAVSQHSHQLVGSFVVISPAAIRIRRLNP from the coding sequence TTGAAGTTCATAGCGGACGAGAACGTCGATCGGCCCATCGTCGATCGACTGTTGTCTGACGGTCACGACGTGGCATACGTGGCCGACATCGCTCGAGGGGCCAGCGACGACACCGTCCTCAATCTGGCCGACAGGATGGACGCCATACTGATCACCGGCGACAAAGACTTCGGTGAGATGATGGTTAGGCAAGAGAAGGCAGCCAAAGGGACTATCCTGCTTCGATTGGCAGGTCTGCCGAATGACCGGAAGGCCGACCTCGTCGCCAGTGCTGTCTCGCAGCACTCGCACCAGCTTGTCGGGAGCTTCGTAGTGATCTCGCCTGCCGCCATTCGCATCCGGCGCCTGAACCCCTGA
- a CDS encoding family 20 glycosylhydrolase yields MALIFPEPQRVETLPAILTLAKGDSLNCHIVLADGADPLERLAADIIAGAVEAAAGQRPSVGPTPGTGIPISVGAAASGPALSRVLDATADNPEAYALVADADSIALRGRGPAGTFYAAQTLVQILRQQEGDLTVEGVRIGDWPDYKYRGLYVESKWGPDLMTLDDWKELVDYMAALKMNAFGVGVYCCWCVQYEGKRTEFLMLPFPDHPELQTPKTIRYYSARDQEWKAITYLPLMFQEDFFGDLVAYAKSRNITVRPHFNGPGHTTLIPHTHPELSSKDEAGRPTGYGYCLSNPKTYEFLFELWDSIIDRYLAPNGVDWFHMGLDEIYPVTGTDEQDPERVVDPWCKCPECRERSQEELLTEYVLKTTRHLLDKGINHITLWNDHLSRSGALTPEFVDKLAQAGVKDHIILQWWRYDEPVLEIPGEVDLRAWTTPMPGYYFWLFTQSYTSNIYPHLALGHRAGAEGADAYCVFDAAFDRNYVCLAEYAWNQTTSGDLYQFKSKYARKVMGTTGFDAVEPFEKWDQVYDSMPLVPGVLDNLLYYWHTYSAARNEYPRNVLRQLRGWDRRLMSTITRSRTHLRRAHALFSQRRNNAPDPELIDEYLFECERLIAVVDLYEALLQSTDLARAALAGTSADGRAGALAEAREKLLRALHGFDAMLAFGEEVKRPYLLPQLLRDLSHLRAYVTEVLASLEGAIASEVAERRLGEVLAEIS; encoded by the coding sequence ATGGCCCTCATATTCCCCGAACCCCAGCGCGTCGAGACCTTGCCCGCCATCCTTACCCTCGCCAAGGGCGACTCCCTCAACTGCCACATCGTCCTGGCCGATGGCGCCGATCCCCTGGAGCGCCTAGCAGCCGACATCATTGCCGGAGCCGTCGAGGCGGCGGCCGGGCAGCGGCCATCCGTGGGCCCAACCCCCGGCACGGGAATCCCCATCAGCGTGGGCGCGGCCGCCTCTGGTCCCGCCTTGTCCCGGGTCCTGGACGCTACCGCCGACAACCCCGAGGCCTACGCCCTGGTCGCCGACGCCGACAGCATCGCCCTGAGGGGCCGAGGCCCGGCCGGCACCTTCTACGCTGCTCAGACCCTGGTCCAGATTCTGCGGCAGCAAGAGGGCGACCTCACCGTCGAGGGGGTTCGCATAGGCGACTGGCCCGACTACAAATACCGCGGGCTCTACGTGGAGTCCAAGTGGGGCCCCGATCTGATGACCCTCGACGACTGGAAGGAACTGGTGGACTACATGGCAGCGCTGAAGATGAACGCCTTCGGCGTGGGCGTGTACTGCTGCTGGTGCGTCCAGTACGAGGGCAAGCGCACCGAGTTCCTGATGCTTCCCTTCCCCGATCACCCCGAACTGCAGACGCCCAAGACCATCCGCTACTACTCCGCTAGGGACCAAGAGTGGAAGGCCATCACCTACCTGCCGCTCATGTTCCAGGAAGACTTCTTCGGCGACCTGGTGGCCTACGCCAAGAGCCGCAACATCACGGTGCGCCCCCACTTCAATGGTCCTGGGCACACCACGCTCATCCCCCACACACATCCGGAGCTGTCCTCCAAGGACGAGGCTGGTCGCCCTACCGGGTACGGCTACTGCCTGAGCAACCCCAAGACCTACGAGTTCCTCTTCGAGCTCTGGGATAGCATCATTGACCGCTACCTGGCCCCTAACGGGGTGGACTGGTTCCACATGGGCCTGGATGAGATCTACCCCGTGACCGGCACGGACGAGCAGGACCCGGAGAGAGTGGTGGATCCCTGGTGCAAGTGCCCCGAGTGCCGCGAGCGCAGCCAGGAGGAACTGCTCACCGAATACGTGCTCAAGACCACCCGCCACCTGCTGGACAAGGGGATCAACCACATCACCCTCTGGAACGACCACCTCTCCCGCAGCGGCGCCCTTACTCCTGAGTTCGTGGACAAGCTGGCGCAAGCGGGCGTCAAGGACCACATCATTCTGCAGTGGTGGCGCTACGACGAACCGGTGCTGGAGATCCCCGGGGAAGTAGATCTGCGGGCCTGGACCACCCCCATGCCCGGGTACTACTTCTGGCTCTTCACCCAGAGCTACACCTCTAACATCTATCCTCACCTGGCTCTCGGGCACCGGGCCGGCGCCGAGGGAGCGGACGCCTACTGCGTCTTCGACGCGGCCTTCGACCGCAACTACGTCTGCCTGGCCGAGTACGCCTGGAACCAGACCACCTCCGGTGACCTGTACCAGTTCAAGAGCAAGTACGCTCGCAAGGTCATGGGCACTACCGGCTTCGACGCCGTGGAGCCCTTCGAGAAGTGGGACCAGGTCTACGACAGCATGCCCCTGGTGCCGGGGGTGCTGGACAACCTGCTCTACTACTGGCACACCTACTCCGCCGCCCGGAACGAGTACCCCAGGAACGTGCTGCGCCAGCTACGGGGATGGGACCGCCGCCTGATGTCTACCATCACCCGCTCCCGGACTCACCTGCGGCGGGCGCATGCCCTCTTCAGCCAGCGCCGCAACAATGCCCCCGACCCGGAGCTGATAGACGAGTACCTGTTTGAGTGCGAGCGGCTGATTGCGGTGGTGGACCTCTACGAGGCCCTGCTGCAGAGCACCGACCTCGCCCGTGCTGCCCTCGCCGGAACGAGCGCCGACGGGCGGGCCGGGGCACTGGCCGAGGCACGCGAGAAGCTCCTGCGCGCTCTGCACGGCTTCGATGCTATGCTCGCCTTCGGGGAGGAGGTGAAGCGGCCCTACCTGTTGCCCCAGCTCCTGCGAGACCTGAGCCACCTGAGGGCCTACGTCACCGAGGTGCTGGCCTCGCTGGAGGGGGCCATCGCCTCTGAGGTGGCGGAGCGCCGGCTGGGAGAGGTGCTGGCGGAGATCAGTTGA